In Candidatus Glassbacteria bacterium, the following are encoded in one genomic region:
- a CDS encoding 4-phosphopantetheinyl transferase family protein translates to MGAITHHRGWAAAVAARAAEYRGLGVDLEVLRHPSPALLRRILRPGEREALEGLPERERALRFTLVFSAKESLYKALNPHTGVFLGFQDAEILAPEKIPLPESDTDAAGSGRLQWRLSVTGGEGFPPGYTGEGCYHVEGDGLLTGVWVGRG, encoded by the coding sequence GTGGGGGCCATCACCCACCACCGGGGGTGGGCCGCCGCCGTGGCTGCCCGTGCCGCGGAATACCGGGGGCTGGGCGTGGACCTGGAGGTGCTGCGCCATCCCTCCCCGGCATTGCTGCGGCGCATCCTGCGCCCGGGTGAGCGGGAGGCCCTGGAGGGGCTGCCGGAGCGGGAACGGGCCCTGCGCTTCACCCTGGTCTTCTCCGCCAAGGAGAGCCTCTACAAGGCCCTCAATCCCCACACCGGGGTCTTCCTGGGATTCCAGGACGCGGAAATCCTGGCGCCGGAGAAGATTCCCCTTCCTGAGAGCGATACGGATGCGGCCGGCAGCGGGCGATTACAGTGGAGGCTGAGCGTGACCGGGGGAGAGGGTTTCCCCCCGGGGTACACCGGGGAGGGATGCTACCATGTGGAGGGGGACGGCCTCCTCACTGGCGTGTGGGT